A segment of the Vespula pensylvanica isolate Volc-1 chromosome 9, ASM1446617v1, whole genome shotgun sequence genome:
tgatgatgatgatgatgatgatgatgatgatgataataataataatgataataataataataatatatctagaTAACACGAACTATTTACGAttgatatgattttatttatacaccACCGAGTCGCACACTTCGAATTGCGCTCGAAGTGTCCCTTAAATTCGCTGAGGAAAAGATTAGAGGCGAATCTCGTTTGGGGACGTGCaacgtttcatttatttctcgttttacaTTATTCGACAATAACGcccgtattattattattattattatttatgtagatTACCGAACTTTAAAAACAAACGTTCGCGAAGTCGCCATAATCCCTTAGTACAAAATAGTTAAACatacttttgttttctccCGAATAAGAATTCGCATTTGTCAATGACTTTTTAAGAACTGTCATACCgtgctttttaatttttcatttctctcttttccctatCATTATAGTTATAATACCCTAAGATCCGAACGAGTGAATGTACGTATCATTAACCTCGATAAGATTTACGATTATTAGGTTCAAATGTACGTACCTCTCTCGTAACAGAAATTACACATAAAACGTTATTAAGTAAATTCATAATGACTCTACGATCTCCTTCCAGAAgacttacttattttttcttctaatagcTAATGCAGTTTATAGTTACACCAGcgcattattttttattttattttactttattttattttactttaatttaatttaatttaatttaatttaattttaattttattttattatactgaCACGAATCGAAATTCGTATGACGCGCGACGCGAATAAATGATCGAGAGTATCCGAacaattcttatttattattaaattatgatcttatttacagaaaaacataaataatgaaaaataaaaactcgaTAGGACGGTACGAGCGAAACCTGGATCTCCCAAGATATAAAATGTTCGCGTGTATAACGAGAGGATGAAGGATGTTGGTGAAACAACAAATAGAAACGGAAAAGCGAAAGTAACTgaaatttctctatctttttattttcaaataataaaagttaaaatataatgaaataataataataataataataataataataatataatagtaataataataataataatataataataataaactgatagctaataaatcgtttataataatatatctatcgtTCACGAAATGCGCTGccttttcgaaagagaaattattcaataatagaCGGAATATGATTTAAAGGGTCAGGAATTTTGGAGGGGTTGGCAAAGGGAAAtgctttaaatattttcaaattttcttatctataaAGTGACTTTGTTCGAacaaaatcattgaaaatccTTTGCcctttgtctcttcttttcttctctttcacacGCGTTTTCTATCTGTCTAAAAGTTTCTCGAACCTCGCATTCTATTCCTTCAAACTATAATTATAcggctattttttttttctcaattacATTTTCCAAGTTTACAATTCCCTTCTCGATTAATTATCGCTCGCGCATTCGCGTGCACGATAATATTGAGTACGCGCGCGCGATTCTAGGAactcttttactttatttattttgttttcttttttccacaaTCACAacgtcttttcctttttcttttcttttcttttctttcctttttgttcgtatatttttactaCAACTTGGTCCACGATTCTGGGAGATGTGAAAATTCCAAATAAAGCTCGAATATCAAGTATAATCAGCAGGGTTGAATGGCAATTGTGTCTTTATATGTAGGTACGATAAAGACGTGCACGTGTATACCTATATTACATTCTGTTTACGAAAATCTTCTTGCATATTCGCACGCGATACCTGTTTAACTTTATATGCctttttatacgaaagaatCTCACAATGTTTCGCACGACATAGGATACAAATAGTAGCGGCAGTGATCGTGACCACGGTGCTATTCTGATAATAttagttaaaataaaagtaatcgtaatagtaatcataataaaaatagcaataataataatcataataataaaattaaaagtataataataataataataataataataataataacgctGTTACAACTAATGATTCTCCTTACTTTTCGACCGTGTCTGATCTTTATCGTATTTCtactatatacaatatttttatttatacatttatatgtaggtatatatgcatacatacatatgtcgGTATTTATATCACCGTAACGATATAGTCGTTATGTATACCTTTGCATTAATCAACACGTTTTTCTATCAATGTTCGTACACGCACATCGCTcttaaagttaataattacTGATACTTTTTCCATTTGTTAACGATCGTTTCACAGCAAATTCCTATAGTTCAGTATAAGCTTTTATTTTCGTCTCGTATCGACCGTCCGTTCTCAAAATTTCAATCatacgtttatgtatatatttttggtGCGTGCGTATATGTGTGGTATCTGtttgtctttctgtctctgtccgTCTATATTTGTGAGCGTGtatagttatttataatttttacacaatatatacattacgtaTTATCTCGGGACGTATATCTACAAAATTATCGCTATACGTGTccgtcgaaaaagaaattgttgacAAGAATGCGAATGACTTATCCTGATCTCCTTCGTTTAGAAtcgagaatattattaaaaaagatttcttttatcgtacaTATTAtgctatatttaattatttattgtactTCACAGTATTCCTTTGGTATGAATCATGACTTTTTCGTTATACGGAGATCGATAGTTATAGGTGATCGTTCTGTCACCAATTTAACCTTTAAACTTTAACTTTATTGGAACGAGTCTGCTCGCATTCTTGCCAGTGTGAGCACGGGCCTTGGCTCCCATacagtatatatgtactaacATGGGTCACGGATATGTACGAGCTTTCGATAGACACGTTACGCactttatatttacaaacagGTATTGTCGGACCCCGCTCgatgtttctatttcttcacGGAAGCGCGACATCCTAAAGTGAGTAAAATGAATcctttaaataaatagtttcGAACGAATGTCGATGATCACAAgattctcctttttctatctaactTAGCCACGCGCctaattatattcgtatataatttataataccttttctttttcataaattaattacatgaTTAGCCGTCGTTCAAAAGCTCGTTATTACAGTtaagaaaagtattattatttttctaaataattattgattactTATGCTTGTATTTTTCTCAAATTCGTGTACCATGATTTATACATGTTTCAAACGttatcgtgtaaaaaaaaggaaaaaaaaaaaaaaaagattgttaaaaaaataaaaatgaaaaagaggaatcTGGAAAGGAAACAGTCGACGTTTATAAAGAGTCATCGTCGACTGTTTTCTTCCATATCGGTAAATTCagtgaaaattttaaaaagaaaatgatataaaaatttgatatattacgTACACCGACAGATTTCTCGACActgattaatttcttttatcgttccgttaaaaggataaaacattttttacacCCGTTAAGCAGCCGtgtaatatattgaaatactcGACTATACTTATCGATGTGCGTTTTAAATGGcaagaaatattcattttcgaATTACGAACAATGAAcgaaatttgaaaatgaaataagtattttttttttatctcttttaaacGGTAACTTTAAAAActtcaatttttatcaaaagtaAAAGGGTTTCTCGTCTTTCTATGATATTTTCCAATAATGAATTCTTGGGattgtatttctttataaCGTGTAAACGAATACGAAACATTGAACACAAACATTTGAACGTTGAGAATACGAAAACTTACGTTCAAAGTTTCATAGAAAATCTGATATTTGcaaatttgaatttgaattaATGATATAGACAGTATTAAGCAATGATAATGTTTAAGTATCTATTTACATCGTTCCTTATCTATttgtaagattttattttgcatTCTCTTATCCGTAAAAGAGATATTTGTTGTAGAAATTCAAtggatatttttaaagaaaaatagtgaaAATGTTTTGATCAGCTCCGATTCTTCGATAGGAAAAGTAGAAAGCTTCTTCCTATATGTTTCGCGAGTATCGTTGCTTTCCCACGGTTTATTTTTTCAGCGCGGCTATTCAGACGTAACAACGTGTCTTCGTATACTTTTTGTCGGtcatttatgtttatatagattttcGTTGGGCTTCTCCAAAATTGACCCAAGAAATATCTTGATTCGAATATGTTTCACTATTTTATAATCAcgtttttaatagatatacatCGGACGAGGATGTTGTACCAAAAACAACTACGATACGTTGATTTTCGTCATCATGTGTCGTATATCATGTCATATGTTCCAAgattgattaaaaatcttGAAGAACTTCGTTGAATTACTTGTTAATACCATCTTGATATCAAGTTCCATTTGATCAAGGCCTAAGATAGTATTGGTACTATTTCTATGATTTACAATTTAATGATAGAAATCGGATAAATTGCACAaacgtcgttgttgttgttgttggtgcTGTTTCTGCTGTTGATCATGATGATGGTAAAGAGTATCCCCTTGATGGGTCGTCTGTTGTTGTCACTCGTGAGATTTCCCACTCAATGGATGGTAATTTCCACCGGCCGATGCTACTAAGGCCAAGGGAAGGGGCGATCCCAATGACGTAGAATGTGAATGAGAATGACCCATTCCCGAGGAATGTGTTGTTAGAGCTAAGGGACTACCGGACATCGAATTCGCCAGAGAGGCAAAAACTGATGGTGCAGGCGACGCCATTGTTGGGCTCCCCATTGCTGCCGTTGGAGGAttgatccttttttctttttgtcgcctgtataacaaatattcctatgttatctttttcctctattGTACTTAAATacgaataatcattttttatatctatacgtcGTATGTACCTGTTACAAAACCATACTCGAAcaacttctttttccatcgCTAAACTATCCGCCAATACGGTGATTTCTTCGGAAGTAGGTTTTGGATTTTGGACGAAGGATTTCTCTAGTGCCACTCTAACGCTAGTTTCTATGGaagttctcttctttcgtcgcCTGCCTATTGCTTCTGGTGTCGTGAGAGGATTCGAGAGTGAATTTGGATTGTTCAAGGAATTATCGGCATCTTCTAACCATTTTTGAAGAAGAGGCTTTAACTTGCACATGTTCTTGAAGGAAAGGTTTAATGCTTCGAACCTAAAACATAGTTATTCGCattgtcattatttttatacattcattataacagaaaaatattccaatttCATACGTTCGATTATTCAGTAATAATATACCTTGAAATAGTGGTTTGAGAGAAGTCATTGCCGTAGAGTTTTCCCATGGCAAGACCAACGTCACCTTGCGTGAAACCGAGCTTGATCCGTCGTTGTTTAAAGGTCTTTGCAAATTGTTCGAGTTCTTCAAGATCCGTCGTTTCTTCTGGAGAGGGTTCCAATCTAGCTGGTGGTGGTTTTACAGATGGAGGTGTACCGGGAGGTGGTGGCGATCTTTGTTGCGTTAAATTTCTTCCTACTAATCCACCTCCACCTTGAAGAGCCTGTTGTTTCTGTAAGGCTTGTAACTGTTGGGCTGCTTGTGCTACAGCCTGTTGTACCTGATAATAGAATATGTATCTTGTTAATCgacgttaatatatatttttcatagatatttAAAGGGAATTTTATTCTTCCAACTTCCATCACTATACGAGCAAATAatggaagatgaaaaaggaatGTTTAGAGTACAGTTAAAGGTATAAAAGTGACACGTGTTCTTTTTGATACAGGTACGCAAAGATTTCGTAGGGTGCTAGAGTCGATCGATTATCTTCACCCTTTCTTAACCAGATGCTCGATTATGAGAATAAGAGGGCGCAGAACGTGGCAGCTATGAAGGAAAAGGGTTTGGGGTTGGTCGCGTGTCGTTTAACCACACCGAGAGTACCTTACTTATGCTTATTGTTGGTCGTCAAGACACCCTTAAAGACTCCTTTAAATTTAGTCACGTGCAGGGATCGGCAACAGGTATTTGATAGTTGATTTTTCATGTATTTCCAACCCATTTGTATAGCTTCAATAATACGAAGTGTAAGCTCGCTtgaattatacaataaaactatttctctatatgatatttatataaatgatatatatatatatatatatatatatatatataaagaacgaACGACCGATTATCTAAATTCTAATATACGATTCACATATCCCGACAAAGAAACTTTGTATCGATAGCATAACCAGATGGAAGCCGTTCTGCATCGTCGCGTGTCGAACCTGAGGCAAGAGTttaggatagaaaaaagggaTGGTTTAGAACATGTTCGAGgaatgaagaaattaaatgtCCGTTCGACGAGCTACAGAAGGTGTATTAGGGAATAAGATATCCGCTTGAGAAGATCACGTGTCGTGCATGTATCGTAAGCGAGAGGGTTGAAGGACAGGTTACAACCCAGTCTAGGAGAGGGCGACGGCCGTAAGGGAAGCTCGTGTGTCTTTAGAAAGTTTCGAGAACAAAAAAACAGATCCTTCGAAAAGAAAcgcaaaaggaagaaaatacaaGGCAGCCACGTGTGAGGCAACAAAGGATCCTTCCCGTTCGGGCAAGGTGCTGAAGGGCTCGGAATCTTCCTAGAAAAGTATATAGTGTCTTTTAAAATACATACGAAGGGATCCGAAGCTTCTTACTTTGAGTGTGAGTCTTGTCAACGcatgtgtgtatctatgtatatatgtacctatgtatgtatatacatatataacatatatatgcgtgtgggTACATGTTGGATCCAGACGGCCATTAAATCTGCTAAGATTCGAAGTCGTTTTGTTAGCTTTTTTATAAGGCCTGTGCATCGCGTCCTTGCACACGCTACTCGTGACGGAGcctatagaaattttttcctaAATGCTGAACCTGGGCCCATTCAGAATCGTTCGAAGGAAGGGCACAAGGAAGGGAGGAGAGATGCCCACCGCGGGTATCCAGGAAGGAGGGTCGTTTTTCAACGTATCTCCGGATATAatgaatcgatttttctcgattcgatgcgaaagatctttttcttaacaaaaAGATTGCGGCGGTGGTGGTAGAAATGATCGACGAATGTTCTTAAGAAATCTTTACGATTTCGCGTGAGATATATGCGTATCTTTGtccgttttatttctttttttttttgaaaaagaataatctttTACGGATCTTCTATagatttttacattatatcgaATAAGTTACTGTAGTATATAACTATATGTATGCAGATACATACGTAAGCAACATCATAtatcatttcattaaaattaatcgtaatcTCTTTATTAAACGCGCCGAAATTGTAATCGAATGAAGTtggaacgagagaaaggaagaaattttgtCCCTTTGTGCCAGCAGCAGACGTTTATCTGGATGTCGAATCAAACGAACCGTCTTCGAAGAATAAGACGTTCGCTTCCCTTCAGATCAGCCCTCGATCAGATAGCAAGCTTGTTCTTTGAATCGTCGCGGATTTGCCTCGATTTCAGGACTCGCCGATCGAATTCGTATTGAGTAGGTAATTTTGTAATAGGCAGAAGAGGATTGAGAagtaaggagaaaagaaagaaaaatttacttacttgATTTTGCAAGAAAAATTGTGCTTGTGCCGGAAGTTGCCCAGCCGCTGCAGGATTGGCTTGCTGAAACATAGCAAATTGCTGCAGTTGTTGTTGCAgcgattgttgttgttgctgcagGGTCGATGCAAGGGCTTGAATCTCTTGAGGCCCGAGAGTACCGAGAGATCCATGCATTAACAATTGTTGACCGACCAATTGAGCCGCCAACGCAGCCTGTGAGCTTCCACTGTTTTGCGTGCTCgtatgttgttgttgttgttgctgctgctgctgctgctgttgttgttgttgctgctgctgttgctgatgCGTACCAGTCAATTGACTACTCACTGCAGAACTTGGCGAAGATGAACTGCCGCTGGTGCCACTGCTACTATTACGATGTGATACATCAGTGACCTATAACAcagatttatcgattttcttgaaacccgttttatcttatttcgtCTCGAAAGTtactaattaatatcaatttcatCAAATTTTCTCATACTGTGAGATTTCACGATATAACGTGGAATCAGAAAAGGTGCCTTTGCTAATAACGCTATATAAACAACGTCGAATAAAGCTGTGTTTACATTTGACCAGGTCAGGATATTGGTCACtaaagtttatttttctcttttatgttttataaaatacatccctcttttcttctccgtcTTTCTAGTCCCTTCTCTTATTTAACTGTCAAATATTGATCACAACCATTTTTTGCGCACTTAAGAACCCGACTAAAATGTCagatctttcgttttcttttaaatattaaacttaaaaaagttctctattttttattgtcccttcgataatttaagaaagttttaatattaacgCAATATCCTTGAAATGCATCGcttgtaatatgtataatataaataattttacgaacCAAATTAAGAGCTTCCCTATCCGAGTCCATTGAATCGTGATCGAGATTCGCGTCGGTGACATCTTGAATATCACTCGTGATACTTCGATCGTCTCCACTGAGCTCGGCTCCTTCGACCTCAGCGTGTAGATCCGCATctggaataaaaagaaataagaaaagattagaTTGTAATCGCGATcggaaatatttcatttagaaaTTTGTATTCTTCTACAAACTGTTGCtatagaagagagaacaaTTTTCGTTACAATCGTACAGTCATTGTTGTTCTGTGGCCTATACTTCCGATGACGATCACTGTATCGCGTTGGGGTGGATGTTGGTGTGCTGGTGGCATGAAGGCGCATGTCCGTAAAGATCATTTTCGGGTCTTCGAGGAAGACCATGTTAACCTCTTTTCTCTCAGAGGTTTTGTTCGTGATCCTCCTCGTGATCACATCGAAATGATTCTCGAGATCCAGCACGAATTTATCTTGAAGACGTTCATGGGGAACATCGAATAATCGTCGTTTTTGATCGACAACGATCGcgacgaacgatcgttcgGATCTTTTCCCAGAAATGCGATTTCATGCCGTATCTATATCGTACGCGTGcttaaggaaataaaaattgtgtcttctttttctttatcttctttttttttctgtattaatCGTTCGATAGATTATTAGCACCAACGCGAATGCACAAGTTCTTTGGATCTTCGTCGACGGACCGATGCAGGACGAATGTTAGAATGACGCAACGAAAGTAGCGCGACCCGGAGGGTGAAAGGACCATCCCCACCAACATCGCTAACACCACGTGCTCTTCGATGTTTCGATGGGGGAGCTTTGATTGGTTGGGACTCTTCTCGTAGACGAACGATACCGCCCAATGAGGATCGGTTTACCCTTTCGaacctattcttttttttttactctcccTTTTGCTCATGGAGCAACCCTTCGTGCATCCATCATCATAGATATCTTATGACTACCTCCCTCACATCCCCGTTGCGTTTGCTTCTAGGAAATCGTACGAACACAACGTAGAAACGTCGAACAATATAGAATGGAACCGATCGGTCGATTCTAGCAAACGAGCTTTTTCCGTCAACGCTTGGCACGCGTTTCGTACCGTAAcggttttaataataattacttcgATACGCTTAAAGATCTTTTTCTACGATAGGGTTGCAACCGTATATACCTGAAATATGACTGCGAACTTTCTCCgtgtaaaaatcattttttttccattcttacGTCATAAGAATAATGTACATGATAATTTCAGACTTAAGAAACTTAAGAAATGTAAGAGCGAATGAAGAAATTAGTAGGATCGAGTTGATCATCACGGTAAATATCGAGAGGGAATAGGTAGAGGGTCAGTGAACTAAAAAGAGAAGTTGCTCAGCCATTTGAACGGCACTCGGACGTTCCCATCGACTTCGGATTCCGacagaagataaaaagagaaacgaaaagagtgagaaagtaAGGCGAAACCTCGTAAAAAGCTTGGCGAAACGGGCTCTATGGTGGGGAGGGATTGCAAGGTAAGGAAGGAACGATCGttggggaggaaaaaaaattcaaaatccTGTGAACTCTGAGCACCGAGACGCCACTTTTTGGGTGAGCAGTCTCGATTTCTGCTcctcttctcgttttctctctccctccctctgtctctctctctctctctctctctctctcatgtcTCCCTTCCTACCTGATTCCCTTGGAATCGTAAAAAAAGCATCGACAGGTCAGGTAGGACAGCATCGACAGGAAGTTTCAATGCGTTCTCCCAGGATTGGTCGATTCTCTATAAAACTTCGTTTTACTCGTCCTCTCGCGCTCTTACGtatctttcctatttttcaaaagtagGGAAAGCAGGTACTTACACGGTAACTTTTATACGTGCAgcttttcctctccttctttccccCTCCCCTTTAAATTTGCATTTTCCATGAcccttatttttctatcaaaattgCGCTTTTTTCGTGAGAATCGCATCGGGGAATGAGGTAGATATTTCTAAAGGAAACACATGTGGTCGTTTCATCTTTAACGCGAATGAGGCAagatagacaaaaaaagaaaaaaaaagatacgatggatcgatagaaaaataatgctCGCGCATCGCCAGGTGTTCATGGCAAATGCACACAAATATCGTATTAGAAGTTCAGTATCTTAGATAAGCCAACCGTCATTTCATCCGTTCTCTTACGGGATTAAAtgcacgtgtatgtgtgtgcgttaCGTACGTGTACAGTGAATATACACCTATGCAGAgactttttgcttttttttttttatttctttttcttcccaaATTTACGTCGTCtcccttcgaaaaaaaagtcCTCCTCTATCTAAAATTCAACTTTTCTTGCCGTGAGAAGCTCTACCGAATTCCTCGATTCGCGGcaaaagaagagggaaggtAAGAGATAGAGACCGTGCAAGGAGGGGATCGGAATGGTTTTTTGGGGcgatttctcttcgttctcgcATTCTACCCTTTTTTAAGAAGGGCTCGCGTTGTTCCGCGTTTCTCGAAAGACCTGACATAGAAAATAACTGACGGTGCGTAACCAGGTGCGAGGGTAACATCTAGATGTGCGTTCGTACCAACGTAAGATAAGGCAACCgtcacgttttctttctttcacgtgTTACGTACCAATACAGAAACGAAACGACCGTTGTTTCCTTGAAGAAAACACATTCgaagttttgaaaaatttttcgaaccgttttttctttttcttttttttttttttcgttattcgttAACAAGCGAAAATACGATTCTATCTCACGGTAAAGTTGCGTAGGTATAGAGACAATTTTTCACATAGTTCAACGTTCAAAATTTTACGACGCGTTCATCCAATGGCAATGCCCATCCAATTTCAAACTATTGAAGTCCGTTTAACGTTTGTACGAGCGACAGGACGATCGTCTATCCATCACCTACGCACATTCTCACGCATATCCAATCCTAAAAATTCGTTCTTAGTAAGTATGCACACGAATGTTACACAATACACAGGGTCCGTTTTGTAGGAGGGCTCTGCAGCTGGGCGCATTCGATCGTTGCGCTATTTTTCCGCATTATTCGAAGCGGATGGTGTCTTTGACCTTagcttctactttttctccctttttatatcttttcacGAGACTCAATGAAAAGCAGTCGACGATCTGACCTTTATACGAGAAACTCGTCATTCGAAAATGCACCCTGCTCGTACGTACGTCAGGTGATAAGATCGGACAATGCTGCACCTGAATCGTGCGTGTTACTTTTTCACGTTGaatgttatttctttcctgTCTATTTCTTATTAACTTTCATGActtgttacatatttttaaaaacttaataaatatcaGTACTCTTCGTAGGTATCAGTAAGCaagtaataattaagaaacgagctggaatattaatttcaaaatggaaaaaagttGATCTAATCTCGGCTTGTAAGTAAGCAAACGCGTATATTTAATTCGTCAAAATTATCGTATGAATAGAggcgagaaaaaaatttcaattttctgaATGAATTCTGAGAGTGCGCGTACAAAGATTCATCGATAGcacgtttcgtttctcttttatactttttcttcctctttcaccaTTTCCCCTTCTCCAAAGAGTCATCTCTGTTgtcgttttcttcgttcgtaccGAAACTCGTCTTCTCTCGCGTGGGATCCGAGGAGGATGTTTTTGTTCGCCAAGGCGAGAATAGTGGCCGAGCGACGAGGGCGTGTT
Coding sequences within it:
- the LOC122632110 gene encoding myb-like protein P isoform X1; protein product: MTHTPSMHLLENNNLVEVAMAQQQQSHQQVQQQQKQKQTSPTNNNTIEAWRSIQGSHQWWSTPSAVHQEQQQSQQQQQQQSQQQVAPIARVSQAQALVAGAICGQVQRHQIHSEIDQPLDFSVGSLQQQRLQSRVRIMQERLQGRITDNNNGTLGAQKIRGSGGRRSYSPSEASTSSSEDEGVSNGGSPPGPLRGVENDSCEPLVERPYGKVWLGDSEVAWRTEQSFKRTSPLNPCATTTTTTTTTTGGGAPIHPHLSPPIAAPVTTPDHRSPTSLHAKLAISPASDALGRIDKEPASPESIQDADLHAEVEGAELSGDDRSITSDIQDVTDANLDHDSMDSDREALNLVTDVSHRNSSSGTSGSSSSPSSAVSSQLTGTHQQQQQQQQQQQQQQQQQQQQHTSTQNSGSSQAALAAQLVGQQLLMHGSLGTLGPQEIQALASTLQQQQQSLQQQLQQFAMFQQANPAAAGQLPAQAQFFLQNQVQQAVAQAAQQLQALQKQQALQGGGGLVGRNLTQQRSPPPPGTPPSVKPPPARLEPSPEETTDLEELEQFAKTFKQRRIKLGFTQGDVGLAMGKLYGNDFSQTTISRFEALNLSFKNMCKLKPLLQKWLEDADNSLNNPNSLSNPLTTPEAIGRRRKKRTSIETSVRVALEKSFVQNPKPTSEEITVLADSLAMEKEVVRVWFCNRRQKEKRINPPTAAMGSPTMASPAPSVFASLANSMSGSPLALTTHSSGMGHSHSHSTSLGSPLPLALVASAGGNYHPLSGKSHE
- the LOC122632110 gene encoding protein nubbin-like isoform X3 — protein: MTHTPSMHLLENNNLVEVAMAQQQQSHQQVQQQQKQKQTSPTNNNTIEAWRSIQGSHQWWSTPSAVHQEQQQSQQQQQQQSQQQVAPIARVSQAQALVAGAICGQVQRHQIHSEIDQPLDFSVGSLQQQRLQSRVRIMQERLQGRITDNNNGTLGAQKIRGSGGRRSYSPSEASTSSSEDEGVSNGGSPPGPLRGVENDSCEPLVERPYGKVWLGDSEVAWRTEQSFKRTSPLNPCATTTTTTTTTTGGGAPIHPHLSPPIAAPVTTPDHRSPTSLHAKLAISPDADLHAEVEGAELSGDDRSITSDIQDVTDANLDHDSMDSDREALNLVTDVSHRNSSSGTSGSSSSPSSAVSSQLTGTHQQQQQQQQQQQQQQQQQQQQHTSTQNSGSSQAALAAQLVGQQLLMHGSLGTLGPQEIQALASTLQQQQQSLQQQLQQFAMFQQANPAAAGQLPAQAQFFLQNQVQQAVAQAAQQLQALQKQQALQGGGGLVGRNLTQQRSPPPPGTPPSVKPPPARLEPSPEETTDLEELEQFAKTFKQRRIKLGFTQGDVGLAMGKLYGNDFSQTTISRFEALNLSFKNMCKLKPLLQKWLEDADNSLNNPNSLSNPLTTPEAIGRRRKKRTSIETSVRVALEKSFVQNPKPTSEEITVLADSLAMEKEVVRVWFCNRRQKEKRINPPTAAMGSPTMASPAPSVFASLANSMSGSPLALTTHSSGMGHSHSHSTSLGSPLPLALVASAGGNYHPLSGKSHE
- the LOC122632110 gene encoding POU domain, class 2, transcription factor 1-like isoform X2, producing MTHTPSMHLLENNNLVEVAMAQQQQSHQQVQQQQKQKQTSPTNNNTIEAWRSIQGSHQWWSTPSAVHQEQQQSQQQQQQQSQQQVAPIARVSQAQALVAGAICGQVQRHQIHSEIDQPLDFSVGSLQQQRLQSRVRIMQERLQGRITDNNNGTLGAQKIRGSGGRRSYSPSEASTSSSEDEGVSNGGSPPGPLRGVENGKVWLGDSEVAWRTEQSFKRTSPLNPCATTTTTTTTTTGGGAPIHPHLSPPIAAPVTTPDHRSPTSLHAKLAISPASDALGRIDKEPASPESIQDADLHAEVEGAELSGDDRSITSDIQDVTDANLDHDSMDSDREALNLVTDVSHRNSSSGTSGSSSSPSSAVSSQLTGTHQQQQQQQQQQQQQQQQQQQQHTSTQNSGSSQAALAAQLVGQQLLMHGSLGTLGPQEIQALASTLQQQQQSLQQQLQQFAMFQQANPAAAGQLPAQAQFFLQNQVQQAVAQAAQQLQALQKQQALQGGGGLVGRNLTQQRSPPPPGTPPSVKPPPARLEPSPEETTDLEELEQFAKTFKQRRIKLGFTQGDVGLAMGKLYGNDFSQTTISRFEALNLSFKNMCKLKPLLQKWLEDADNSLNNPNSLSNPLTTPEAIGRRRKKRTSIETSVRVALEKSFVQNPKPTSEEITVLADSLAMEKEVVRVWFCNRRQKEKRINPPTAAMGSPTMASPAPSVFASLANSMSGSPLALTTHSSGMGHSHSHSTSLGSPLPLALVASAGGNYHPLSGKSHE